The Oncorhynchus mykiss isolate Arlee chromosome 28, USDA_OmykA_1.1, whole genome shotgun sequence genome includes a window with the following:
- the LOC110508785 gene encoding integrin beta-1, producing MDLRLLSIATLLGILCSCSAQQEGSDCIKANAQSCGECIQVAEKCGWCTDTDFLKQGESKSARCDELQSLITKGCTKAKIENPRGSTFINKNKAVTNRKKDMAEKLKADQITQIQPQKLTLNLRSGEAQTFKLKFKRAEDYPIDLYYLMDLSFSMKDDLENVKNLGTDLMREMKEVTSDFKIGFGSFVEKTVMPYISTTPARLLNPCTSTNNDTCTSPFSYKNVLKLTENGEEFNSLVSKQQISGNLDSPEGGFDAIMQVAVCGNAIGWRNVTRLLVFSTDAGFHFAGDGKLGGIVLPNDGKCHLENNMYTMSHYYDYPSIAHLVQKLSDNNIQTIFAVTEEFQPVYKELKNLIPKSAVGTLSSNSSNVIKLIIDSYNSLSSEVILENGKLPEGVSITYKSICKNGWVGTGENGRKCLNISIGDEVSFEIAIKSEKCPPQGKSETITIKPLGFTENVEIVLNFICECECSKDGKPLSEMCHNGNGTFECGACRCNEGRIGRLCECSTDEVRTDDLDANCRKDNGTDICSNNGDCVCGTCECKKRENPEERYSGKFCECDNFNCDRSSNKLCGGHGRCECRVCICDANYTGSACDCSLDTSTCLAANKQICNGRGTCECGVCKCTNPKFQGPTCEICPTCPGVCAEHKDCVQCRAFETGEKKDTCERDCSYFNLIRVKDRDKLPQPADQSYPLSHCKERDANDCWFYYTYAVRNHTESEVYVVDTLECPAGPDIIPIVAGVVVGIVLIGLALLLIWKLLMIIHDRREFAKFEKEKMNAKWDTGVNPIYKSAVTTVFNPKYEGK from the exons ATGGATCTGAGGCTACTTTCAATAGCAACATTATTAGGAATATTATGTTCCTGCAGTGCACAGCAAG AGGGCAGTGATTGCATCAAGGCCAATGCACAATCATGTGGGGAATGCATCCAAGTGGCAGAGAAATGTGGATGGTGTACAGACACT GACTTCCTGAAGCAGGGAGAGTCTAAGTCAGCACGCTGTGATGAGCTACAGTCCCTGATCACGAAGGGCTGCACTAAGGCCAAGATTGAGAACCCCCGGGGCAGCACCTTCATCAACAAGAACAAGGCTGTCACCAACCGCAAGAAGGACATGGCAGAGAAGCTGAAGGCTGACCAGATCACTCAGATCCAGCCTCAGAAACTCACCCTCAACCTCCGATCCG GTGAGGCCCAGACCTTTAAGTTGAAGTTCAAGAGGGCAGAGGACTATCCCATCGACCTCTACTACTTGATggatctctccttctccatgaaAGACGATTTGGAGAATGTCAAGAATCTGGGGACTGACCTGATGCGTGAGATGAAGGAGGTCACCTCAGACTTCAAGATCG GTTTCGGCTCCTTTGTGGAGAAGACGGTGATGCCATACATCAGCACTACCCCAGCCAGACTGCTGAACCCCTGCACCAGCACCAACAACGACACCTGCACCAGCCCCTTCAGCTATAAGAACGTGCTGAAGCTGACTGAGAACGGGGAGGAGTTCAACAGCCTGGTCAGTAAGCAGCAGATCTCTGGAAACCTGGACTCCCCTGAGGGAGGATTCGATGCCATCATGCAGGTGGCCGTCTGTGGG AATGCCATTGGCTGGAGGAACGTCACACGTCTGCTGGTGTTCTCCACTGATGCTGGCTTCCACTTTGCTGGAGACGGCAAGCTGGGCGGCATCGTTCTGCCCAACGATGGGAAGTGTCATCTGGAGAACAACATGTACACCATGAGCCATTACTAC GACTATCCCTCCATTGCCCATTTGGTCCAGAAACTGAGCGACAACAACATTCAGACCATTTTTGCTGTTACTGAGGAATTCCAGCCTGTTTACAAGGAACTGAAGAACCTCATCCCCAAGTCAGCAGTAGGAACTCTGTCCTCCAACTCCAGCAACGTCATCAAGCTCATTATCGATTCTTACAAC TCTCTGTCATCCGAAGTCATTCTGGAAAACGGCAAGCTGCCTGAAGGTGTATCCATAACATACAAGTCCATCTGCAAGAACGGTTGGGTTGGAAcaggagagaatggaagaaaATGCTTGAACATCTCCATTGGAGATGAG GTGTCCTTTGAGATTGCCATCAAGTCCGAGAAGTGTCCGCCTCAAGGCAAGTCCGAGACCATTACAATCAAGCCCCTGGGTTTTACTGAGAATGTGGAGATCGTCCTCAACTTCATCTGCGAATGTGAATGTTCCAAAGATGGAAAACCTCTCAGCGAGATGTGCCACAATGGCAACGGGACCTTTGAGTGTGGAGCCTGCAG GTGCAACGAGGGCCGTATTGGCAGACTGTGTGAGTGCAGTACAGACGAGGTGAGGACGGACGACCTGGACGCTAACTGTCGGAAGGACAACGGTACAGACATCTGCAGCAACAAcggagactgtgtgtgtggaacCTGTGAGTGTAAAAAGAGAGAGAACCCAGAAGAACGTTACAGTGGGAAGTTCTGCGAGTGTGACAACTTCAACTGTGACCGCTCCAGCAACAAACTCTGTGGAG GACATGGACGTTGTGAGTGCAGGGTGTGTATCTGTGATGCCAACTACACGGGCAGCGCCTGCGACTGTTCCCTGGACACCTCCACCTGCCTGGCAGCCAACAAGCAGATATGTAATGGCCGGGGCACCTGCGAGTGTGGCGTCTGCAAGTGCACCAACCCCAAGTTCCAGGGTCCCACCTGTGAGATCTGCCCCACCTGCCCCGGAGTCTGCGCTGAGCACAA GGACTGTGTTCAGTGCCGGGCCTttgagacaggagagaagaaggacACGTGTGAGAGGGACTGCAGCTACTTCAACCTGATCAGAGTGAAGGACCGGGACAAGCTGCCCCAGCCAGCCGACCAGTCCTACCCCCTATCCCACTGTAAGGAGAGGGACGCCAACGACTGCTGGTTCTACTACACCTACGCCGTCAGGAACCACACAGAGAGTGAGGTCTACGTGGTCGACACTCTGG AGTGCCCAGCGGGTCCTGACATTATCCCCATCGTGGCTGGCGTGGTGGTGGGCATCGTGCTGATCGGTCTGGCCCTCCTTCTCATCTGGAAGCTGCTCATGATCATCCATGACCGCAGGGAATTTGCCAAGTTCGAGAAGGAGAAAATGAATGCGAAGTGGGACACG GGAGTGAATCCCATCTACAAGAGTGCCGTAACAACTGTTTTCAATCCAAAATACGAGGGCAAATGA